A window of Verrucomicrobiia bacterium contains these coding sequences:
- a CDS encoding HNH endonuclease — MPSITPTPDNLTPVLHEVFRQVCAALPPELSGRLKPGRRVTRHGTRNTVLLSGIWDRHLKSGVVDPRYFKYEHVYDPDHAYGEGADWHVQFYLNPNRIYQHPDEVLAKLEPALASVTLPGFEFLRKPNWIGVIHRFDLAYEPDALVRYLVPRYVALIRAIHPVLIAILDAFDGSLGPEDRARVIAGREPLRARNAAGGEGASVFSRAIASSLRARVLVAYGHRCARCGTMEAAAGSPLEIDHALPVRDGGLTKPDNLQPLCRPCHQWKGLRTIRFPPPSH, encoded by the coding sequence ATGCCGTCCATCACTCCGACGCCCGACAATCTCACGCCGGTCCTCCACGAGGTTTTCCGCCAGGTCTGCGCCGCCCTGCCACCCGAACTCTCCGGTCGCCTCAAGCCGGGACGCCGCGTCACCCGGCACGGGACACGAAACACCGTCCTCCTCTCCGGAATCTGGGATCGCCACCTCAAAAGCGGTGTCGTGGATCCCAGGTACTTCAAGTACGAGCATGTGTACGACCCGGATCATGCCTATGGCGAGGGGGCCGACTGGCACGTGCAGTTCTACCTGAACCCAAACCGGATCTACCAGCATCCGGATGAGGTGCTCGCGAAGCTCGAGCCCGCCCTCGCGTCGGTGACGCTTCCGGGCTTCGAATTCCTTCGAAAGCCGAACTGGATCGGGGTCATCCACCGATTCGACCTGGCCTACGAGCCGGATGCCCTCGTCCGCTACCTGGTACCGCGCTACGTCGCGCTCATCCGGGCGATTCATCCGGTGCTGATCGCGATCCTGGACGCCTTTGACGGGTCGCTGGGCCCGGAGGATCGCGCGCGGGTCATCGCAGGTCGGGAGCCCCTCCGGGCCCGCAATGCGGCCGGTGGCGAAGGTGCCTCCGTTTTCTCGAGGGCGATCGCCTCCTCCCTGCGGGCGCGAGTCCTGGTGGCGTATGGCCATCGGTGCGCCCGCTGCGGAACGATGGAGGCAGCGGCCGGGAGTCCGTTGGAAATTGACCACGCACTTCCGGTTCGGGACGGGGGATTGACCAAGCCCGACAACCTCCAGCCGCTGTGTCGGCCGTGCCATCAATGGAAGGGTCTTCGGACCATCCGTTTTCCACCACCTTCACACTGA
- a CDS encoding DUF2130 domain-containing protein: MNDTPITCPKCGAEIPLTEAVSRHLREQLQAGFERQRADLQSALQGETLELTLESGLRAAFLFDDIVEVKKGQHGADLIQRVRNGNGFDCGLILWEAKRAKNWSADWPEKLKADQRQAGADLAVIATTCPPDGMRGLGPVDGVWVCEPSFAAAVAAALRQGLIQTAAQRVQQANRADKAQVLHDHLRGVGFRQHVEAVVESFLALREQLDAEQRAFARQWKERKQQVRKAITHTAMLYGAIQGIAGREALREIRTLAQPDATGSVTGSAT, encoded by the coding sequence GTGAACGACACGCCCATCACGTGCCCGAAGTGCGGCGCGGAAATCCCGCTCACCGAGGCGGTCTCCCGCCACCTGCGCGAGCAGCTTCAGGCCGGGTTCGAGCGGCAGCGCGCGGATCTGCAGTCCGCACTCCAGGGCGAAACCCTGGAGCTGACCCTGGAGTCCGGCCTCCGCGCCGCCTTCCTCTTCGATGACATCGTCGAGGTGAAGAAAGGACAGCACGGCGCCGATCTCATCCAGCGGGTGCGCAACGGCAACGGCTTTGACTGCGGCCTGATTCTCTGGGAGGCCAAGCGGGCCAAGAACTGGTCGGCGGACTGGCCGGAAAAACTCAAGGCCGACCAGCGGCAGGCGGGCGCCGACCTGGCGGTCATCGCGACCACCTGCCCGCCCGACGGCATGCGCGGGTTGGGTCCCGTAGACGGCGTTTGGGTGTGTGAACCTTCCTTCGCTGCCGCCGTGGCCGCAGCGCTTCGCCAGGGCCTGATCCAAACCGCAGCCCAGCGGGTCCAGCAGGCCAACCGCGCGGACAAGGCCCAGGTGCTCCATGATCACCTGCGCGGCGTCGGTTTCCGCCAGCATGTCGAGGCCGTCGTGGAATCCTTCCTCGCGCTTCGCGAGCAACTCGACGCGGAACAGCGGGCCTTCGCCAGGCAATGGAAGGAACGGAAACAACAGGTGCGAAAAGCCATCACTCACACCGCCATGCTGTACGGAGCCATCCAGGGTATCGCCGGGCGCGAGGCCCTGCGGGAAATCCGCACGCTCGCCCAGCCCGATGCGACCGGCTCGGTCACCGGGTCCGCGACGTGA